The following proteins are encoded in a genomic region of Nicotiana sylvestris chromosome 4, ASM39365v2, whole genome shotgun sequence:
- the LOC138889813 gene encoding uncharacterized protein encodes MGVNLTYMQAWRAKEKALQFLRGHLVDSYSKLPSYLYILEKTYPRSVVKLKKTDDDCFLYVFVAICTSISGWEYCRLVVVVDGTFLKSSYRGIMLTTSTMNATGTILPLAYAVADSENDALWKWFFEQFKHAYGERPNMCFKKGHLKLSELYFATAHSYTLDEFDERMSKIEEIDPRVKAYLYDIGYHRWSRVHATVNRAWTMTSNIADSLNNVTKYARELLTVELLEYMRTLLERWTKEKLIKTNGTFTYLFTYLGFKFNKELDGNKTLSHKLRVRASTDYIHTVLDGARRYIVCLENKGYSCGQFQLDELPCSHALAALRYMDEFFEQYCSPY; translated from the exons ATGGGCGTGAATCTAACCTACATGCAAGcttggagagcaaaggaaaaggctttacagtttttgagaggtCATCTTGTTGACTCCTACAGCAAATTGCCTAGTTATTTGTATATTCTAGAGAAGACTTATCCGAGGTCTGTAGTTAAATTGAAGAAGACGGACGATGACTGCTTCTTGTATGTATTTGTTGCGATTTGTACGTCAATCAGTGGTTGGGAATATTGTAGGCTAGTTGTAGTAGTTGATGGGACCTTCTTAAAGTCATCATATAGGGGAATAATGCTAACAACTAGTACAATGAATGCAACAG GTACCATATTACCATTGGCATATGCTGTTGCTGATTCAGAAAATGACGCATTATGGAAGTGGTTTTTTGAGCAATTCAAACATGCATATGGTGAAAGACCAAATATGTGT TTCAAGAAGGGACATCTAAAGTTAAGTGAATTGTACTTTGCCACGGCACATTCATACACGCTTGATGAATTTGATGAAaggatgtcaaagattgaagagatTGACCCGCGTGTTAAAGCATACTTATACgatattggctatcatagatggtCTCGAGTACATGCTACGGTGAACAGAGCTTGGACTATGACATCAAACATTGCAGATTCGTTGAATAATGTAACAAAATATGCAAGAGAGTTGCTGACAGTAGAACTATTAGAGTATATGAGGACCCTTCTTGAACGTTGGACGAAGGAAAAGTTAATCAAAACAAATGGTACATTCACATACCTATTCACATACCTTGGGTTTAAATTCAACAAAGAGTTGGATGGCAACAAAACATTGTCGCACAAGCTTAGA gtgagggcttcaacagaCTACATTCATACAGTACTAGATGGTGCGAGACGCTATATTGTTTGTCTTGAAAATAAGGGATATAGTTGTGGACAATTCCAGCTTGATGAACTTCCTTGTTCACATGCTTTGGCTGCTTTAAGATACATGGATGAGTTTTTTGAACAATATTGTTCTCCTTATTAA